From the genome of Limnochordia bacterium:
ATGTCGGCAGCATTTCCTGGTGAAAGGTCGTAATGGCAACATAAATCGACGGAAAGGTCAAAGACAGGAAAAACGTAATCAAGCGCAAAAAACGTAGGGCTGAACCCACGGTGTACCTTTCATAGTAGTCCTCACTAGCAGTAAGATACATACTGAAGGTTGCGGGTAGAATCAACGCGAAGGGCGTGCCGTTGGTTAGGATAGCAACCCGTCCTTCCATGAGCTCGCCGGCCACCCGATCTGGTCGTTCGGTTCTAATTAGAGTGGGAAAGGGTGACAAAGGCGCATCTTCAATGTACTCCTCCAATTGACCACTTTCGTTAATGGTATCCGTTGTAATTCGCTCAATCCGCCTGCGTACTTCCTCGACGATGCTCTGGCTTGCCACCCCTTTGATATATGCAATGGACACCTTTGTCTTAGATATGGTTCCCACTTCCCGCTCTTCGAACCAAAGCCTAGGGGAACCAATTTTCCTTCTTAACATGGCAGTGTTGATCCGTAACACCTCGGTGAACCCTTCCTTCGGACCCCGGACCACAACCTCGGTAGTAGGCTCTTGGATCCCCCGATGTTCAGCTCCTTGGACGCCACACACCAGTGCTTCACAGTAGTCCTCCACCAAAACAACGCAGTGACCCGTGCTAATACCTCCAAGCACCTCCATCAAATCGGAAACCCTCTTAACACTGCCAGCTAAGATCATCTGTTCTTGTAAGAAGTCAATGGGGGAACCTAGACTTACCCGCTTAGAGGAACTTAAGATCCCTTTGATCACAGCGGTGCTGATGAGGTTATTATCTACCAATCCGTCAATGTATACTAATAGGATCTCGTGTTTGTGGGCCGATCCTAAGCGCAACCTTCTTAGGACTAGGTCACCGCTGTGCCCGAATGCGTTAGAGATAGTGTCTTCATTTGTTTCTAGACTATTGCTTAAGGGAGCATTCCATGCGCCCTGCTCCATCTCTTCCTTTAGGCCACGCCGCCCTATCTTTAGCATGTTTTTGAGAATATCCAGTATCTTTGACACTTCTTACCACCCACATCTGACCTTGCTGAGCCCTTAGTTATTATTGCAAGAACATCGGAAATTAATTCTCCCAAAGGTAAGAGCGGGCAGGTAATCCTGATTTACCGTCGAAGTATAGAATGGGCGAAAAATGGACTCCCTCTTTTGTGAAGGGAGCAACACAATGGAACGACAGTGGAACAAGATCTATAGTTCAATAATCCAAGATGCCGTGGATCACATTGACAAGGTCCCCGGTGTTATCCTAGGTTTTCACTCCACCATCGATGGACTTAAGCGAATTGATCCCAGGCAGATACAGAGTGCCCTAAAACAGTATAATGTATTAGATCAGCTGCCAATCGAGATCAATAATCCCGCGGAACTGTTGACCGGTATGTTTCATAGCTTATCCAGGGGCAAAGCTCTACAGTTAATGATCCGAAATGAATCCACTTTTCGGTGGGTGATGGACCACTTCGGCTATGACCAGCTACGGATGGGGGGCACCTCGGGAAATATGGCCAATGCCCTTTCCCCCTTGGGGTTTCGCCGCATCCTAGTATATGCCAATCCCTTAACCAAGGAACAAGCGGGTTTGTTTAACCAGGATACTAACCTTTTGGTCCTCGAAGAACAGGCAGGCAAGTTCAGCCTTCTGCATCCCCAACAAGCCTGGCAAGGTGAGGGAATTGAGGCGCTCCACTGGATTTTGGAATACCCTCAGGGATTGGACATTACAACCCCGCAGGAGACCTTCACCACCCCCCGGGCGAATCGCTATATTGCCGCTTGGAATCCGGTAAATAACAAGTTGCAGATCACCAATACCTTTAAGCAGGGCTTGCTCGCCAAAGGATCTGAGTTCTCCCACTTTATCGTCTCGGGATTTCACATTCTTTCGGAGACTTATCCCGATGGAAGCAGCTATCTTGACTGTCTTCGGCCCGTCGCAGCGTTTCTGCAACAACTACGGAAGCAGCATCCACATCTGAAGCTACATTATGAATTTGCCTCCATCGCCAGTAGTAACATCCGCAAGGGTATCTTGACGGAGATTCTACCCTTCGTGGATAGCCTTGGTCTAAATGAAGTGGAGTTAGTTGCTCTTCTCAGGGATCTAGGTGAGGGGAGCCTGAGCACACAGATTGAGAATCATAATGATATTAACGATGTATTAACCGGTACATTCCGGTTAATGCAACAGTTGGATCTAAATCGCATTCAGCTCCATGACCTAGGGTATTACCTGTGCCTCACCAAGCCAAATTACGTCTTGCCCGCGACTACCCAACGGGGCCTAGTACTGGCAGCTACTTTAGCTGCAGCTCGCACTAAAATGGGGCGGATTACAGGATCCCAAGACATCTTCACCGGCCTTGAGGTACCACTATCGAGTGATGGTTTGACGCGTTTAGTGAGGCTCTCTGAAACACTTGGGGATGAACTAGCCCAAACGGGCAAGGGCAAATACCACGGATATGACTTGCTATATCTGCCTACCAAGGTGGTAGCAAAGCCTGTTCTGACGGTGGGACTAGGAGATCTGATTTCTAGTACTGGCTTCATCGTAGGAACGTGATGAGCAATACTCTAGAAGGTGATGTGTCTTTGCATCACCTTCTGAAGCTTTTGCCAAACAGATATGTCATGTTGGTATAACCCTTATACAGGCCTAGACGCCTCGGGTTTTTTAGTTGCCGCTAGATTAGTCCCTGTTCTCTGAGGAAGTCTTCGGCCACAATGGCTGGATCAACCCCGTCCACGTCCATCCTGGCATTTAGCCTCTGGATCGTCTCCTGGTCAATTCTCCCACTGAGTCGGTCCAGCACATCAAATAACTCGGGATATTCAACAAGGGTCTCTTGCCGCACAATTAGCATCGCATCGTAAGGTGGAAAGAATGACCTATCGTCCTCAAGGACCTTGAGATCCATGGCGGCAATCCGACCATCGGAAGAGTAGGCCACAATTGCATCTACATCGCCCTTTTCCACTGCCCGATACAGCAACCCGTAGCTCATAGCAACAGCCCTGCGAAATTTCATATCATAGACTTTTGTCATATGCGTATAACTAACCACAACCTCTTCTCTGTACAGAAAATCCTCATCGGTTGCCAACACCATGCTTGATGCATATGGTCTGAGATCCGAGACTTTCTCCAAATTGTACTTCTTAGCAAGATCCCGTCGAACCGCAACTGCATAGGTGTTATCAAAGCCTAAGGGATCCATCAATAGCATATCATGTTGGGTGTCGACTTCCCTGGTAACATATGCTAAGACCTTCTGGGGATCGGTCCACTCCTCAGTGACGTCTTGTTTTAATACCGTTGTAAACTGCGTACCGGAATAGGTTAAATATATATCAACCTCACCGGTCTGAGTAGCAGCTACACTAACACCCAGCTCCATATTGGGAAGATGCTCCACATAAATGTCCGTATTTTCCTCCACAAGTCGTTTGATTAGCTCACCAAACAATACTGTCTCAGAGAAATCGAAGGACGAAAAAGTGATCTGCTTTTCCGGCTTGTTGGGCTGAGCAATGAAAATCAGAGTTACCAATAGAGCAATCCCCAGCAGTACAAAGAATCCCTTTCTTTTCCGCAAACTCACAGCATCCCCTCTTTCCTTAAACAAGTTAATTAGATTTCATTGCCTCAGGGGTAATAGTCTCCTCAAGTCTACCCAAAAGATAATCCACCATTAGGGCGAGTAATGCCGCAGGTATAGCACCCGCCAGCACAATGTGATTCCGAAGCATCCGTAAGCCAGTAACGATTAAGCCACCAAGACCACCACCGCCTACAAAAGCAGCCAGTGTTGCGGTACCGATCGAAATGGTCGTAGAGGTTCTAACACCGGCTAGTATCATCGGTACAGCCAAGGGTAGTTCAACCTGTATAAGACACTGAAAGTCAGTCATACCCATACCCTTGGCTGCCTTCTTGATGAAGGGATCCACAGACTCAATCCCTGTATACGTGTTTCTTAGAATTGGCAGAAGAGCATAGATGAAAATTGCTACTATGGCTGGTCTAAAACCAATCCCAAGTCCAAGCATGACCATGAAGGACAATAATGCTAAACTAGGAATGGTCTGCATGATACCTGCTATGCTAAGCAAAGCCGTGGCCAATTTCTTACTGCGTGTGCAAATCACACCTAAAGGAACAGCTACTAAAATTGCAAGCCCCACAGGCAAAGCCACCAACAATACGATATGCTCGTAAATCGCGGTAAGCATCTGCGTTGGATGTGAGACTACATACTCCCAGAATTGTATAAACGTCGACAAGTGTTGTCTCCTCCCTGTTAATTGTAGCTTGCTTGCATCTTGGTATGGGACAACCCGTTTGAACTAGGGAAGTCACTATCCCATACCACCTGGTACAACATCTCAGCAAGACTACTCCTGGTGACAATTCCATACAAGCGGTCGGACTCGCCTATGATAGGTAGCAGCCCTACATCACTTAGAAACAACAACTCAAAGGCGGTCTTAGCTGAAGTACCCCTGGATACGGTGGGAATATCCACCTGGACGATGTCCTTAATCCTTTTAGAGTTGCTTTTGTGTTTATTCACGCTTTTGGCAGTCACAATCCCTATGAGTCTATCTTCTTCGTCAACCACCACAAGACTATCCACTCGTTTCTGTCGCATACGCCGGGCGGCTTGCAATAGTCCAAGTTCCGGTGAAGCGGTAATCGGGGTAGTTCGTGCCACTTCCTCAACTGTAAGCGTCTCAACTTGTAGGGCAAGGCGGTCCCGTCCAATAAACTCCTCGACGAATTCATCAGCCGGATTTCGTAACAGATCCTCCGGATCATCCGCCTGGACGATCTGGCCCTGTCTCATTAGTACCACCCTGTCTCCCAACTTAAGTGCTTCATCCATATCATGGGTCACAAACACGATGGTTTTTCTCAATTGATCTTGCAGTTTCTTGAGTTCATCTTGCAGGTTCTCTCGGGTAATAGGATCTAGGGCCCCGAAGGGTTCGTCCATCAGAATAATGTCCGGCTCCGCGGCAATTCCACGCAAGACCCCGATGCGTTGCTGCTGCCCGCCACTTAGCTCATGGGGATATCGTGTTAGGTAACTGCCCGGTTCCATACCGACCATTTCCAAAAGCTCTATGACCCGGTCTTTGATACGGTTTTCAGGCCATTTCTGCAAGCGTGGTACCAACCCTATGTTCTCGCCGATGGTAAGGTGGGGCATCAATCCCGTCTGTTGGATAACATAGCCGATGTTGCGCCTTAACGCCACTTCATCCACCTTGCTTATATCCTGACCATTGATATATATGGACCCACTTGTTGGCTTTTCAAGTCGGTTAATCATCTCAAGGGTCGTCGTCTTGCCACAACCACTAGGACCAATCAGTACCACGAATTCTCCCCGATTGATCTTGAGGTTAATATTGTTTACAGCCACCACCTTTTGGTTATACTTCTTGCTCACGTTCTGAAACTTGATCATGAGCAGAAAATCCCCCCAATCTTGGTTATACACCATGGGTAATACCAGTGGTTAAGCCAGCACCGTTCTGAATAATGGGATAAGCGGAAAGAACTAAAGACGAGGGAGACAAGTCTCCACTCATAGACTAGCTCGCTAAGCGAGAATAGGAAAGCGACAAGGGCGCCAGCTATATGGAGCCATACAGCTGAAATGTAATCCCAAACGCTCATTGAAGAGATACTAAGTTGTCTTAGGCAGAACCTCGCCTGTCACATATTCCCAAGCATGTTGACATATCTAACTATCAACAGCCCCCATGGAATTGTTCTAGGTGTTGATTATACCATAGATGAGGATGCTGTCAAATCAACCCTAAGAGAAAACCGCTTCGGCTAAGATCCTTTTGGTCTCAAAAACGAGCACAGATCGATGAACCAAAATACTTGCAGCAAGGCCATAGCCCGGGTACATGTTAACCGTCCCCGGGCCCTTTCTTATCCTTCGTATATCTCTCGATTAACAATATTGGGCGGACACTTGCCCGCCAGCATCATCAGCAGGTTCTCAGCGGCCATTGTGGCCATCTTCGTCCGGGTCTGGACACTGGCACTGGCAATATGAGGCACGACCACTACATTATCCAGTTGAGCCAAACCCGCTGCCAAATCCGGTTCGTCCTCATAGACATCTAAGCCGGCGGCAAAGATCTTTTTGTTCTTGAGAGCTTCTACTAAAGCAGCTTCATGAACAATAGGACCCCGAGCTGTATTAACTAAGACAGCCGTATCTTTCATCATGGTAAGTTCATCTTTGCCAATCAGGTACTTAGTATCCGCAGTCAAGGGCACATGGAGCGATACAAAATCGCTCTTCTTCAAAAGCTCCGGCAAGGAACAGTAGGTAACATTAAGGGCTTGTTCTTCTTCCGGGGTCAATCGGGATAAATCGTAATAGAGGACCTGCATATCAAAGCCTTGGGCCCTTCTCGCTACAGCTTGGCCAATCCGCCCCAATCCAACTAGGCCGAGAGTCCTGCCGTAGACATCCACCCCTAAAAACAGGTTAGGACTCCAACCAGCATACTTGCCCGCTCGGGTATAGCCATCTGCCTCCACCACCCGTCGGGCCGCGGCCATTAATAGGGCCCAAGCCAGATCCGCGGTAGTCTCGGTAAGGACCCCCGGGGTATTCGATACAGGAATCCCCAATTGGGTAGCTACAGCAATATCGACATTGTTAAACCCAACCGCATAGTTGGCCACTCCTTTGAGTCCACTACCAGCCCTTAGAATCTCCTCATCTATCTCATCTGTTAGCAGACACAGCAATCCATCTTTATCCCTTATCTTGTTAATTATCTCCTCTTTGGAAAGCACCCGTTCTTCTTCGTTTATCTCGACATCGCATACCTTTGTGAGTAAATCAATTCCGGGCTGGGGAATACGTCTGGTAACTAGAACCCTTCGTCGTTCCATCTAGTCCCACCTCCAAGTGGAATATAAGAGGCGTATCCGAAGGAGAAGGGCCCCCAAGGGCCTAAAAAGGCCACCCTTCTCTTACTGGTTCCCTGCAATCAATACCTTGATGCCTTCGCCTTCTAAAGCATGTAGTACATCTTTGTCGGCGTTATTATCGGTGATGATCATGTCTAGCTTCCCAAGCGATAAGTAAGATACCATCGCAGGTCTGCCGAGCTTACTTGAGTCAACCAGAAGTACTGAACTTGTGGCAGCTTCGGCCATCACGGTTTTGATTTCCGCTTCAAAGTTGTTGGATACAGCCGGTCCATGATCTACTGTTATCCCGGCTGCAGCAAGAAAGGTCCAGTCTACCCGGATACGCTCAATAAACTGCTTAGCCGTGGGGCCAACAAGGGAAAGCTCTGCTTTGCGCAAAATTCCCCCTACAACCTCCACAGTAACCCCAGGGACATAAGCAAGTTCTGTCGCAATTGCAAGTGAATTGGTGACAACCGTCAAATCCTTTTTGTGTATGAGGGAACGAGCAAGCTGCAGTGTAGTGGTACCACCATCTAGTATTAGCGTTTGACCATCTTGGATGAGCTTGGCTGCACGGGTGGCAATCATTCTCTTTTCATTCATGTATTGATTGCTTCGTTGGGCGAACGGCAAAACACTGATGGACTCCTCTACGATTGCCCCCCCATGGGTGCGTTTTAGCACGCCTTCGGCCTCTAACTTCTTAAGATCCCGGCGGATAGTCTCTGTTGCGACCGCAAACCGCTGGGATAGATCCTGCACCGATACCGCCTTCGTCTCCTCGATAATCTCAATGATGTGCTTTCTCCGTTCACTGGCCAGCATCCCCGTTACCCCCTAGACTACTACTCAAATAACTGACTCAACTCATCTAAATCTTGTCCTCGCTCATTCTGCAAGTACGCAATGGCCTCCTCGGTTCTTAGCTCATCATGACAGATCCTGTAAACTGCGTTAGCTACAGCCCGGGGGTCATCCTTACCAGGATATAAAACGTTCCGTCCAACCATGGCCCCGAAGACATTATTCCCTTCACCCATACCCCGTTCGAAGTTTTGCATCATACCTGTGGGATCACCACTGGAAGGACCACCAAGCATCAACATAGGCAGAGTACTCGCTTGGGTTACCCGGTAAAACTCAGGGACATAGGGAATCTTCAGCCACAGGTCCCTTGACGAATCACCCAATGCAGAGGCAATGCCAATCATCTTGATTAACGCGTCGGCATCAGCAATAACTCGGTATCCATCACCTTGTTTTTCCACAGGCAAGGGCTCGACGAATACCGGAAGGTTAAGGGCCCGACACTGTGCAATGGCCTTAGCACAATAATCCATCGTTTGCACCGAATAGCGGGAGTACCTCCCGGTCTCTAGTCGGAATAGGATCTTGGCCCCATCCATGTTTAGTTCTCTCATCCGTTCCGGGGTGAAGCAAGTCATCCGATCATCCATTTCGTATTCAATGCCAGCAAGTCCCGAACGATTCATGGATCCAATCAGAAGCTTGCCGTCCAGGAACCCAGATAACCCCTTCTCTTTCCTTAGGTAATCCAAGATAAGCAGGTCCTCAATGATATCTGTGGTCGCCATAATCCCGTCAATGAGCTCTGTTCCCATCACCCGGGCTACACGACCCAGATAGTCCATTCGATCTCCCATACGGACCGGCTCATCCCCAACACCAGTTACATTCCGCGCCGGATGATCCGCTGCTAGAATCAGAAGCTTGCCATTCTGAAGTAATGTCTTGCGCCTTTCTCTCGCCTTTGCTGCCTCTTCAATAATCGCCGGTCGGGTCAGGCGGGCATCGGTCACACCTTGAAAAACTGCTTCGGTGAAATAACGCCGGGTTTGGAAATAGTAAGTACCAAGGGCGTAGTTGACATCAATCCGACTTCTCGCCTTGTCATACCATGATTTCGCCACATCTACCAAGGATTTGCTCAATTGGCTACCTGCGGGCTGAAACTCAAAGCCTACCCCACCAGTATACCCAATCTCATGCAGTGCCTTAACAAACTCAGCCAGCATCTCTTCGGTGACAGCACTTCCGGGGTAATCAAAACCAGGATGGGTATCACCATATAGGGGATCTTCAGAATCCATAACACAAGTACCAATGTGTACATGTACCAGATACTTGCCGAGGGTCTTCACCGTCTCGGCGGTCTCCGGCTCAAAGGACATGTTCTTAATCATAGGCATATGACTTAGGTCATAGAGGAGACCAAAGTTCTTATGTCCATAGATATCCCGGACCCGTTCTGCCACAACTAGGGCATCTTCCGAGGGGCCAA
Proteins encoded in this window:
- a CDS encoding spore germination protein; this translates as MSKILDILKNMLKIGRRGLKEEMEQGAWNAPLSNSLETNEDTISNAFGHSGDLVLRRLRLGSAHKHEILLVYIDGLVDNNLISTAVIKGILSSSKRVSLGSPIDFLQEQMILAGSVKRVSDLMEVLGGISTGHCVVLVEDYCEALVCGVQGAEHRGIQEPTTEVVVRGPKEGFTEVLRINTAMLRRKIGSPRLWFEEREVGTISKTKVSIAYIKGVASQSIVEEVRRRIERITTDTINESGQLEEYIEDAPLSPFPTLIRTERPDRVAGELMEGRVAILTNGTPFALILPATFSMYLTASEDYYERYTVGSALRFLRLITFFLSLTFPSIYVAITTFHQEMLPTSLVLAIAAQREGVPFPAVVEALLMEVAFEILREAGVRLPMVIGPAISIVGVLILGQAAVEASLVSSAMIIVVAVTAIASFTTPIYSLGISVRLLRFPLIILASTLGLFGVFVGLFMLLIHLCSLRSFGVPYLEPLAPVVFSDFKDVMIRAPWWAMDTRPGLIWTERPTLQEKQLKPRPPKAPRKRRKGE
- a CDS encoding ABC transporter permease; the protein is MLTAIYEHIVLLVALPVGLAILVAVPLGVICTRSKKLATALLSIAGIMQTIPSLALLSFMVMLGLGIGFRPAIVAIFIYALLPILRNTYTGIESVDPFIKKAAKGMGMTDFQCLIQVELPLAVPMILAGVRTSTTISIGTATLAAFVGGGGLGGLIVTGLRMLRNHIVLAGAIPAALLALMVDYLLGRLEETITPEAMKSN
- a CDS encoding DeoR/GlpR family DNA-binding transcription regulator; protein product: MLASERRKHIIEIIEETKAVSVQDLSQRFAVATETIRRDLKKLEAEGVLKRTHGGAIVEESISVLPFAQRSNQYMNEKRMIATRAAKLIQDGQTLILDGGTTTLQLARSLIHKKDLTVVTNSLAIATELAYVPGVTVEVVGGILRKAELSLVGPTAKQFIERIRVDWTFLAAAGITVDHGPAVSNNFEAEIKTVMAEAATSSVLLVDSSKLGRPAMVSYLSLGKLDMIITDNNADKDVLHALEGEGIKVLIAGNQ
- a CDS encoding osmoprotectant ABC transporter substrate-binding protein — encoded protein: MRKRKGFFVLLGIALLVTLIFIAQPNKPEKQITFSSFDFSETVLFGELIKRLVEENTDIYVEHLPNMELGVSVAATQTGEVDIYLTYSGTQFTTVLKQDVTEEWTDPQKVLAYVTREVDTQHDMLLMDPLGFDNTYAVAVRRDLAKKYNLEKVSDLRPYASSMVLATDEDFLYREEVVVSYTHMTKVYDMKFRRAVAMSYGLLYRAVEKGDVDAIVAYSSDGRIAAMDLKVLEDDRSFFPPYDAMLIVRQETLVEYPELFDVLDRLSGRIDQETIQRLNARMDVDGVDPAIVAEDFLREQGLI
- a CDS encoding ABC transporter ATP-binding protein, encoding MIKFQNVSKKYNQKVVAVNNINLKINRGEFVVLIGPSGCGKTTTLEMINRLEKPTSGSIYINGQDISKVDEVALRRNIGYVIQQTGLMPHLTIGENIGLVPRLQKWPENRIKDRVIELLEMVGMEPGSYLTRYPHELSGGQQQRIGVLRGIAAEPDIILMDEPFGALDPITRENLQDELKKLQDQLRKTIVFVTHDMDEALKLGDRVVLMRQGQIVQADDPEDLLRNPADEFVEEFIGRDRLALQVETLTVEEVARTTPITASPELGLLQAARRMRQKRVDSLVVVDEEDRLIGIVTAKSVNKHKSNSKRIKDIVQVDIPTVSRGTSAKTAFELLFLSDVGLLPIIGESDRLYGIVTRSSLAEMLYQVVWDSDFPSSNGLSHTKMQASYN
- a CDS encoding D-glycerate dehydrogenase translates to MERRRVLVTRRIPQPGIDLLTKVCDVEINEEERVLSKEEIINKIRDKDGLLCLLTDEIDEEILRAGSGLKGVANYAVGFNNVDIAVATQLGIPVSNTPGVLTETTADLAWALLMAAARRVVEADGYTRAGKYAGWSPNLFLGVDVYGRTLGLVGLGRIGQAVARRAQGFDMQVLYYDLSRLTPEEEQALNVTYCSLPELLKKSDFVSLHVPLTADTKYLIGKDELTMMKDTAVLVNTARGPIVHEAALVEALKNKKIFAAGLDVYEDEPDLAAGLAQLDNVVVVPHIASASVQTRTKMATMAAENLLMMLAGKCPPNIVNREIYEG
- a CDS encoding TIM barrel protein — protein: MHPPMMALDHNKVGLVHFMAYPGPGATKSVQRGEARERYLLASLEEVAKDPYFGSIEITRIKNPQIRRKAVELLLEHDMEIIFSAQPIQLYNEDGLIAKTDISSIDEVLRQQAVERILSYIDEAYDMHAIKFGLISGTDPGTESGLRLRQRAIEALIRSLDEICAYATARAKELGREPLSIALELFDRLDGRNCKNQLIGPSEDALVVAERVRDIYGHKNFGLLYDLSHMPMIKNMSFEPETAETVKTLGKYLVHVHIGTCVMDSEDPLYGDTHPGFDYPGSAVTEEMLAEFVKALHEIGYTGGVGFEFQPAGSQLSKSLVDVAKSWYDKARSRIDVNYALGTYYFQTRRYFTEAVFQGVTDARLTRPAIIEEAAKARERRKTLLQNGKLLILAADHPARNVTGVGDEPVRMGDRMDYLGRVARVMGTELIDGIMATTDIIEDLLILDYLRKEKGLSGFLDGKLLIGSMNRSGLAGIEYEMDDRMTCFTPERMRELNMDGAKILFRLETGRYSRYSVQTMDYCAKAIAQCRALNLPVFVEPLPVEKQGDGYRVIADADALIKMIGIASALGDSSRDLWLKIPYVPEFYRVTQASTLPMLMLGGPSSGDPTGMMQNFERGMGEGNNVFGAMVGRNVLYPGKDDPRAVANAVYRICHDELRTEEAIAYLQNERGQDLDELSQLFE